The Enterococcus rotai genome includes a window with the following:
- a CDS encoding C40 family peptidase, giving the protein MKTQIIITKLFLSGLTVAASLVIGNQAFATSTQPTTPDKIITEASQKLSQLKVDKQYFSDKKSEQTIQLSDLEQKMKKIQISLEQLEEIESVTAISETTKSTKDQNVTLTTTFSPVPIQNSPIVEKKEQLTELKQQQALLKTTTEDITKKQAETVKQESQLTEKITQAKKQKEEQVKKTDARSMVINSAKTHLGKPYVYGAAGPDSFDCSGLVQVAFAAAGHALGRTTVDQESAGTTISVAEAQAGDLVFWGSHGGTYHVGISTGDGSYIHAPVPGDVVQVATVASYAPDFAVRVL; this is encoded by the coding sequence TTGAAAACACAGATAATCATAACCAAATTATTTTTAAGCGGCTTGACCGTTGCTGCTAGTTTAGTAATAGGTAATCAAGCTTTTGCAACCTCTACACAGCCAACTACTCCAGATAAAATCATTACAGAAGCTTCACAAAAACTATCCCAGTTAAAAGTGGATAAACAATATTTTTCAGATAAAAAAAGCGAACAAACGATTCAGCTTTCTGACTTAGAGCAAAAAATGAAAAAAATCCAAATCAGTCTTGAACAGCTAGAAGAAATTGAATCTGTTACAGCCATCTCTGAAACAACAAAATCAACTAAAGATCAGAACGTAACACTCACAACAACTTTTTCGCCTGTTCCTATCCAAAATAGCCCGATAGTTGAGAAAAAAGAACAATTAACTGAATTAAAACAACAACAAGCTCTCTTAAAAACAACTACAGAAGACATTACAAAAAAACAGGCTGAAACAGTTAAACAAGAATCCCAATTAACAGAAAAAATCACTCAAGCTAAAAAACAAAAAGAAGAACAAGTCAAAAAAACAGATGCTCGTTCAATGGTCATTAACTCGGCCAAAACACATTTAGGTAAACCTTATGTATATGGCGCTGCGGGTCCTGATTCCTTCGACTGTTCTGGTTTAGTTCAAGTTGCTTTTGCTGCTGCTGGGCATGCTCTAGGTCGTACAACGGTTGATCAAGAATCTGCTGGAACGACGATTTCAGTTGCAGAAGCTCAAGCTGGCGACTTAGTCTTTTGGGGGAGTCACGGTGGGACCTATCACGTAGGAATTTCAACAGGCGATGGTTCTTATATCCATGCACCCGTTCCTGGCGATGTTGTCCAAGTCGCAACAGTTGCTTCCTATGCTCCGGACTTTGCTGTACGAGTTTTATAG
- a CDS encoding TetR/AcrR family transcriptional regulator — protein MKKESVFEVTHQSILETAKDLFLTNGYKNTSTRDIAKAANITQPALYYHFSNKEILFIEINKQIGIQLKSAIEQIHKEQDTIENQLIKCTNALLTVYHRDIFSFIHQSAAEMEQENKQQLFYILNDYYLIPLQTIFESSQEPLNSSVSSKKAAQFYLMSLSLLFSTIHQLSTEKERSAQISELMDMVLHGVLS, from the coding sequence ATGAAAAAAGAATCAGTATTTGAGGTAACACATCAGTCAATTTTAGAAACTGCGAAGGATCTTTTTTTAACGAACGGATACAAAAATACTTCTACTCGTGATATTGCTAAAGCTGCAAATATTACACAGCCAGCATTGTATTATCATTTTTCTAATAAAGAAATTCTATTTATTGAGATTAATAAACAAATTGGTATTCAGTTGAAAAGTGCGATTGAACAGATTCATAAAGAACAAGATACCATTGAAAATCAATTGATTAAATGCACTAATGCTCTGTTAACTGTTTATCATAGAGATATTTTTTCTTTTATCCATCAAAGTGCAGCAGAAATGGAACAAGAAAATAAACAGCAGCTATTTTATATACTAAATGATTACTATCTAATCCCATTACAGACTATTTTTGAATCGAGTCAAGAGCCATTAAACAGCAGTGTGTCTTCAAAAAAAGCAGCTCAATTTTATCTGATGAGTTTGTCATTGTTATTTTCAACGATTCATCAGCTTTCTACAGAAAAAGAGCGGTCAGCGCAAATTTCTGAGTTAATGGATATGGTATTACATGGTGTTTTATCTTGA
- a CDS encoding ABC transporter permease, with translation MFLGLEEMKYFKLRYTLVVGVIVLVAYVAFMLSGLANGLAQGVRQGVDQWDATSIILSGDANKSLNASSLVMDDVTHVEAEKVEPLGQYAGALNKVGENKEADKINISLFGVAENSSIKPKLIEGRYFENAGEIIIPQNLVDKGIKLGDAVKIGKLDKELKVVGITKQNSFSIVPLIYTSLDQWQELKFGKIIEGAKAPINGIVVRTTPTNKVKLETTDDHLVKYGIEEFIQKLPGYSEQNLTLNAMIYFLFVITAAIIGIFIYVMTLQKTSLFGVMKAQGISNGYIIKSIIAQTFILGVIGVLIGVILTLLTNLVLPSAMPFELDSTNLLVYSIVLIIVAVLGGVFSIRTVTHVDPMKAIGG, from the coding sequence ATGTTTTTAGGTTTAGAAGAAATGAAATATTTTAAGCTTAGGTATACGTTAGTAGTGGGTGTCATTGTGTTAGTTGCTTATGTGGCATTTATGTTGTCCGGTTTAGCCAATGGACTTGCCCAAGGGGTTCGTCAAGGTGTAGATCAGTGGGATGCAACAAGTATTATTTTATCTGGCGACGCGAACAAAAGCTTGAACGCATCAAGTTTAGTAATGGATGATGTAACACACGTAGAGGCTGAAAAGGTAGAACCGCTTGGACAATACGCTGGAGCGTTAAACAAGGTTGGTGAAAACAAAGAAGCCGACAAAATCAATATTTCTCTTTTTGGTGTAGCTGAGAATAGTTCAATCAAACCCAAATTGATTGAAGGACGTTACTTTGAAAATGCTGGAGAAATTATTATTCCACAAAATTTAGTGGATAAAGGAATCAAACTGGGCGATGCTGTGAAAATCGGAAAACTTGATAAAGAGTTGAAGGTTGTTGGGATTACGAAACAAAATAGTTTCAGTATTGTTCCATTAATTTATACATCACTTGATCAATGGCAAGAGCTTAAATTTGGTAAAATCATCGAAGGTGCCAAAGCACCAATCAATGGTATCGTTGTGCGTACAACGCCAACAAATAAGGTCAAACTGGAAACAACCGATGATCATTTGGTAAAATACGGCATTGAAGAATTTATTCAAAAACTACCTGGCTACAGTGAACAGAATCTGACGCTCAATGCGATGATCTATTTCTTATTTGTCATCACGGCTGCGATTATTGGTATCTTTATCTATGTAATGACCTTACAAAAAACGAGTTTGTTTGGTGTTATGAAAGCACAAGGAATTTCAAATGGTTATATCATTAAATCAATTATTGCTCAAACCTTTATTTTAGGAGTGATTGGCGTTTTGATCGGTGTTATCTTGACGTTGTTGACAAATCTTGTCTTACCATCTGCTATGCCGTTTGAATTGGATAGTACAAACCTACTCGTATACAGTATTGTTTTGATTATCGTTGCGGTTTTAGGCGGCGTTTTCTCAATTCGGACAGTGACACATGTCGATCCAATGAAAGCGATAGGAGGCTAA
- a CDS encoding ABC transporter ATP-binding protein gives MTDILVMDDIRKTFGKGHAKVEALKGINLSVKAGEFVSIIGPSGSGKSTFLTIAGGLQTPTTGKIMINGKDFTHLSEKKRSRLRFEEIGFILQASNLIPFLTVGNQFTLVDKIEKKKTETQRINDLLASLDIADLINKFPRDLSGGERQRVAIARALFNEPSLILADEPTASLDTEHAYEVVKILAKEAHEKQKATIMVTHDPRMIEWSDSVYRIEDGNLIKE, from the coding sequence ATGACTGATATTTTAGTAATGGATGATATTCGGAAAACATTTGGAAAAGGCCACGCAAAAGTGGAAGCGTTGAAAGGAATCAATTTAAGTGTTAAGGCTGGAGAATTTGTCAGTATTATTGGACCATCTGGCTCTGGAAAAAGCACATTCTTAACCATTGCAGGCGGACTACAGACACCTACAACAGGTAAGATCATGATTAACGGAAAAGACTTTACTCATCTGAGTGAAAAGAAGCGCTCAAGATTACGTTTTGAAGAAATTGGCTTTATTTTACAGGCATCTAATTTGATTCCATTTTTAACTGTAGGAAATCAATTTACACTAGTCGATAAAATCGAAAAGAAAAAAACAGAAACGCAGCGCATCAATGATTTATTAGCTTCTTTGGATATCGCTGATTTGATCAATAAATTTCCAAGAGATCTTTCTGGAGGGGAACGTCAACGAGTAGCAATTGCTCGAGCTTTGTTTAACGAACCAAGCTTGATTTTAGCAGATGAACCAACTGCCAGCTTGGACACAGAACATGCGTATGAGGTAGTAAAAATTTTAGCAAAAGAAGCACATGAAAAGCAAAAAGCAACGATCATGGTCACACACGATCCGAGAATGATTGAGTGGAGCGATAGTGTTTACCGTATTGAAGATGGTAACTTGATAAAAGAGTAA